The DNA sequence AATAAGAGCCAAGGACAATCATTGTCAAAGGTTGGTTTATTACTCAAAAAGCCTGTTTTTACTCACGGCCAGCTTTATGTCGCAGCATCTAGAGTAACAAATAGGCAAGGACTGAAGATACTATTGTGCCATGATGCTAATAACCGAACAGAGACAGACAATGTCGTATTCAAAGAAGTTTTTAGGAATGTTTGTTGAAGAGGGCATCTTACAACAAGAAAGTTGCTTAACTCCGTGTTAATTTTGCATTAAACTGAGGCGAAATCATCGCATCAAATAGGTACTCCTTTTGCTCTAGTGTAGACTATTTAATTATGCAACCTTTAGACACATTTATGATATTTAAGTAACTAACTCAGGCATGTATCACTTAAATCTTAATTTGATATGACAGAATTTACCTGGTAGAATGATTTCCCTTAAAATTTGGAATCTTTTAACATCCTATCCCAACTGACCTGAAAAAACTAATAATCATTAGCCAAAACCTAGCCATGAAttgtcttaaaaaaatttattagtttaCAACCATAGTcttattaattaataatcaatCTGAAGCAACAACATATCCTTTTATTAATCTTCTATCAGCAGGCGTGAAATTCAATAGTAGAATTTTGGATACAGAGGATTTTGCATTTCATCACAAaaaatggcaaaggaaaatggAATAACATTATGCAGAATATAAACAAAGTTTGGACtatattcaaaaatatataagtaaataaattGATACTCACCTTCAAAGGCCTCCTTATAGCGTAGTAGTGATTCTCTAGCAGCTCCACGTCTTAGATACGCCTTCACATTCtgcagaaaacataaaatgagcTACACTTGACAAAACGGATACTTTTTATAGATGTATAAATATTAAGATTGTTAACACACAGCCCAACAGACGTGCATTAACAAGAAAAAGAATACAAGCAATTTCATAATCTCAAAGATCCCAGGAAACTATCGGAATATGGAAATGAACATTATGATCATTATGAAGAAAAACAATTAAGCAATGAAATTAGGTCCATTTGAACTTCTCTGGTAATTGCAAAAGACAGATGTGCATTAGGTAACAGGATGTTACCGGTAGTTCTGAACATGTTAGAGGGTACTGTAACACTTTAAATAGGTTATCAAAGTTTAGAAAACAAGATTTGTAAAAAATGCTACTGTAACATGGTTATCTTCTCACATTCTTATCAATCAAAATTGCATTATTGCACTATTCTTCTCCCAGCTGAAAACTGCATAATTTCATGTGAAACCGTTTAAATAAAGAAATGGACAAAATACCAATTGGCAAATAGGAGAAACCTCATACTAGGCTAACTTTAAGTAAGCAGCCGCTCGGTTACAGTAGTAAGTCGCATTCATGCCATTCAGTTTGATAGCCTCAGTGTAGTAATTAAGTGCCTTATTCCACTGGCTTCCTTTAAACGCTGCATTTCCCTGAAGAATACGCCTTTTATCAGCTTATATCATATTATCCACCTTGCACATATAATGCAAGCTGCTGCTCTTAAAGTAGCAAGATAGAACAAACCTTCTCCTTTAGAAGCTCAGAAGTTTCAATGTTGCCATCGGTATCTGGTAATGGCAAAGAATAGGAGGCAACACTAAATTGCTCTtgaagagttcaatacatatCCAACACTGTATCAAGCAGAAATTTATCAGCCCCATGGAATGAGATGAATGAAACATAAACACAACCACCATTATGAGAACCTAATGGAACTGTAACCTGCAACAAAAAGTATAAAAGTTAGCAAGCAGCTCAAGCAACGTTTCAGAACAAATGAAACTGAGAAAAGGAACAAGATCACCTCTAGCACCTAAAGATAGTAAATTACTTGACAACATCCAGACACGCTAGCAATGCTCGACAATGCAAAAGTTCTGACATGAAACTCAGAAGACAGCCCTTACTTTGTATTAAGCTTTAATGGACAGTTTGCTACAGAAGGAATAACAAGTATTCCATCATCTTGAGGGACAACTAACCAAAATCAGGATGTGTTTAATTGGATGGGATGGAAAGTAGACTTGCCAAAATTTTTTGGTCATTTCGTTGTAAAAATCAGAGATCTAAGTAATTTTGGCATAAATAATGAAATCCATGACAAGTCATCCCACTTATtcgaaaaattaaataacaacagCTTACGGCATTTTATTTTCTGTCTCCAATGATAGAATTAAGATTAACATCACTAAAACATTCAATATTGATAACACTAACTATAGAGCACAATGGatataaataaagaataaatacaCATTTTATAGTACCTTTAGTAGACTTTGAAATGCAGCTCGCATCTCAGTCCGAACTTTATACAAGGTTTTTATATTATTATGAGTAGCATTAAACTATTAATAGCAGCAAAAACACGCTCAAGAACATCACGACCTAATTTGGCTTTGATGGATTTGACCCAATCTTCATGATTGGTTTTAAATTTATATCTGAAATCAGATGAAGAAACACATTTCTAGAATAAATACATGCCATAATATTCTTTGTTTCTTATAGACAGAATATAAAACAATATAAGCATGTAAATACATCACACATCATTTACACACCACAAAGCATTCTGCAGTTACGAAAGAAGTAACCATTCATTGCAAAGTACGGTTCTTTTGAAACtaaagttcaaaattgtttgagAGAAATATCCCAGGCAAAGGCATCAATTAACAAACAAAAAAGTTTTTCTAATATCAAAATGAAGAATAGATAACCATATGGTACAACATTGTCTACTACAATAAACTAAATCACAAAGCATATAATAGAATACCCTTGGGTTGAAAGCATAACTGTAGAAAGAGCTTTCAATATAGATGCTGCATCTTCTTGGTCTGTTCATGCTGGATGAAGCTTTAGGCTGGGCACTTTAGAAGTAATGTccaaaggatgaaaatttttCAGCGCCAACAAGGTGTTAATCAGCACTTTAATACTCACCTTATCACACAACAAATACATTGTCATTTAAACAAGCGTTGGTTAAGGGAATAAGGAGAGCACAttgcaaattacaattaaatttaGCCAAGATCTGAGATTTTTTATATGTGAAATACTTactatgataattaattaatacttcAACCCCCGTCTTTTCATTGTTGAACTGGATACCAAACAGTAATTGCAGCACACCAAGTTCAGATAAATCGGGTTTAGCTTATTTTGGGGCAAAAATGGTTGTTGGCGCTGAGAATTTGAATTACTGATACTCTTTTTTGGGAAAGaaacatactttttttttattgcacCTAAATGCCTTCTCATTGGTTGGTATGGTTTAAATATCTTTCTCTCTCATTGGTTGGTGCACCTTAAAAGTCTTTCTCttaaattttatgttaattactaATGGagaggatattttttttttaatttaatttggtctccaattatataatttgttatattgtaatgttttagtatattttttgtgTGCTTACGTAATccaatcaattttattttgtaagatttaaaaacaaataacaaaataaaatattaaattattccatgttaattaattaattgttaaataTCACGTAACAGCCATATGATTTTTCGTTAACAAAACAATCAACTTGTGCATTTTgtggatttaaaataaaaaacacaaacttTAAACAAAACAAATCTTAGAATTTAATATATTGacttaaattagtttaaaattttattatgtcatctttacttcatattttttttgtgatgATTTCATCCAATAATTATATGTCTCCTGATCGAATAAAGAAATTTTTGGTATATCCGTTGCTTACACTAAATTATTTTATCAGTTTGAAATAAGACAaatgattattatgaaaagaGTAATTATCAGATTTTATGTTTGAATCATCAAATGGCCCGCGCGTAGTGCGAGTTATACACTAGTCTCAGATTAATAGGATTATAGCTCATTGCCCCATGATAGATGCACTGGTTGAAATGTGGCGTCGTAAGACGTACACTTTCCATCATCCACGTATTGAGTGCAGATTACATTAGAGGATGTCATGATGATCCTAGGACTCCAGTATCATGGCCAACCGGTGATTAGATCACCTGATAATAGTACAAGTGGACTAGAAAATAAGTGTCTAATGCAATTTAGCACATAATGTTACCATAAAGGGAGTGACATCAACTTGACATGGTTTCGCAGCCTAACGTGATAATTACCTTTGACTAATGGGGTTAGTAAGAAAATATATGTAAAATGTCACATAATGTTACTATTTGAAACAGCATTATTCTATGGAAAATCAAGAGTCATCGTGCACTGGAAATTTTTGTCATTGCTTCGATAGTTTTCTGGCATTAAAAAGTTCAATTGAGGTTTCGCATATTTTGTATATATGTACAGATTATTGTGTCGAGTATCATGATATGATTGCAAGGGCATAGATGATTTTCTAGTGCTGCTCCATATGTGGGCATGAGTATAAATGTCGTCAATAGGGTCTTTACTGTTAGATATTAATTTTCTGCTTGTATGtaggtaaaattttaatttgacgtgatttttaaatattttttctttttaattacctTCTGAAATTACAATTATGTGTTAGGTAGAATGATTATCAACCGAACAAAATTCAATACAGACATTGAACAATCCCTTATGTGAGGAGAAGGTTGGATGATCTTTCCTCGAATGAACTATGTGTTTTGTCATTTGTGTTTTTTACTCATACTGCAGTTGATTACTATTTATAACATTGTactttgatatatattttttttctatgggATGCATACAACTCACGCCCCTTCCACAATATATGATTCTTTACTAATTCTTTTAATTTGtgtatatcctattttattgtataaatattcttaaataattatttcatatatgtttttaaataatttttgaacATGAATTATagtttttgtataaatatttttaataattattaaaaatataaatatatataattaataaaaaaagaccatgttattataatataatagtataattataaatagACTAACTAAAATAGGAGTGTTATGCATTGAATAAAACAAATACCTATATTGTTATTATGTCATAATTAGGATACATTAATGGAATAATAGAAAGAGATAAATATTGAAGAAGCCATGTATATGCTCGTTTATCAACAAATATGTATggctatattaataaaaaaatataaagaaaatttaacaaatttaaaatataaaaaaaaaacacaaagtaAGATAATAAGAGAACATAGTTAAAATACGAATTAAAAAAATGGAGCTCCTGATTACATAGTatcatttaaaataacaaaataatagtagaatgataaaaacaaattaacatatataaaggaaaaataagtaccaaaaaaataattttgagaaatttaaaataaaatataaaatataataataatgcaataatttttttaaaaaaataatgcaaTAGTTAGCTTCCTATTAGcggtaataaataaagtagtagattatagattttaattttttgtttttacttttgtaaatatatataatccatttgaaaattaaaaaaaatgattaacTTGACAGGTTAAAATAGAATTATGGTTtgtcaaatttaaaaaagaaaaaagtatagtaCTCCTCAATAAAAGGTATTTAAAAGATGAATTGTACTTTTACAATCTTGCTCTTAAATAATTGTCCATTTATgattaaaattgttttattttaaataaatttaattgagcttaaaattttgttattattaatttttaccaaaaagaatttattttattaacattGAAAATCAACcccaatatatttgtatatatttatatgtatattacaTATGTTTTCAATAAAGTAATCAATCATGCACCAAAATAATCGAAATCATAACACAAAAACATCAATCATTAATCAACTAATTTACTTTTGTGCCtttatttatatttgattataaatgtgAGGGTAATAAAAAATCAGATGATCGGACAATAAATATTTGATATCCATATAAGATAATTAAATGTTCTATATTTTATAGGGTATtagttaaaaaggaaaaaaatagttaatattgtCTAATTCTTTTAaatagtcaattatttaagactaattaaattttagagaaaaggacaaataggtccctgaccttttgtcccGCAGACATTTCCGTCCCTgatcattgaaaaatacttttaagtccctgaccttcacaaaatttggacggatcagtccctgacggagacATTTGGACGGATCAATCCCTgatggaggcatttggacggagggactgatccgtccaagttttgtgaatgtcaggaacttaaaagtatttttcaatggtcagggacgaaaatgtccgcgagaTAAAAGGTCAGAGACCTATTTGTTcttttctctaaattttataaATGCAAAATATTTATAGCCTGTAGAAAGCTTCGTTTTAAATCCccaatcccccccccccccaaaaaaaacaaaaaaaatgtcaccttttaatttatttgtcataTATCAACTGCTCTAAACAAATGTGTACATTTTGTTTCAGATACAATCACACTCAATGCATGTTCAACTTAAATCCATacgagtaaagtatcgtttttgtccccaacgtttggggtaagtcttatttgtgtccctaacgtttaaatcgttctatttgtatccttaacgtttataaaagtgattcaatgttatcctactatcaattatactaacaaatcaaattatatttttcatttattcttacttggatgtattcattctcaattaagtctcacttggatgtgttcgattttaatattatacccactatttgtgtttagatttaattatgtccctagaaaagtaaattatgtaaatgttgtaggaattagtttcaacatttgatgaggtatttttcggagtagatcatcgattctatcccagacatttgtattctaacttcaagaagagatttttagaaCTCAAACTAAAACGCTCATGATGTCTAATTGACGGcaagataacattgaatcacttttataaacgttagggatacaaataggacgatttaaacgttagggacacaaatagaatttaccccaaacattgggaacaaaaacgatactttactcgaTCCATATTTATTTAGAATGCAATAATCAAATGTCAATTGAAGTCACTATATACAAACATTTCCCTTCTTAAAAATATCATCAAACCATAACACATGCTCCTTGTTCTCCAGAATTGTTTGGCAGAGGATGTATTAAACAAAATGTCACAACAATCATGCATTTCCACTTTTGAAACCTCTCTTAGTTTACAAACCTGCCATCAATTTTCTTTTGTTCAAATCATACCtgcaatgcaaccatttcaattggTAATAGAGTAATGACTTCAAGCTTATACATATACATATTAGACAAAATCCTTGTTTACTATATATATTGTTAACATGTCTTAGAAAGTTGTATCTACAACTTGCCAAAAGCCATTTCAATTAACTGAAGGTGGAATGACACTTGTCATTGAAACTTCGATTCTTTTGTTACTAACCTTCTCAACCTGGTGTTTCTCAATATCTATCAGCACCAATTCTTCAACAACCACATCCTTGGCTAAATTACCAAATGCTACAACTGCAAAACCTAAAAGATTGGTCACCAAACTCATTCATCAAAGATCTGTTCACCATCCACACTACAACCAAAGTGAAACAGCCAAAGAAAGGATCGAACTCGACATCCAGCATTCCATTGCACGTGTCATGTATTTGCATGCGAGGATTGAAGGAACTATGGCCACCAGCGACCATAGGACTCAACTTTCTCCCTCCTCGTCTGGTAGAACGATAATGGCAAATATCTCGGTAGGCCAACCTCCCACCCCACAGCTAGTTGTGATGGACACTGCCAGCGAAATCTTCTGGATTATGTGCAACCCTTGCACGAATTGTGATCAACATTTGGGTCAACTTTTTGGCCCTTCAAAGTCTTCCACCTACACCCAATTATGCAGGACACCTTGCGGCTTTCGAGGCTGCAATTGCCACCCCTTGGATAGGTCACCGTTCAGTATCACTTATGCAGACAATTCGTCTGCATCAGGAACCCTTGACTATGAAACGCTAGTCTTTGAGACATCTGACGAAGGTTCCATTCAAATACCAAACATAGAAATTCGGGTGTGGCCGCGCCACTGTGTACAATAATGATCCAGGGTATAATGGAATACTAGGACTAAACGATGCACCTATGTCTTTGGCATCACAAATAGGCCATAAATTCTCTTACTGCATAGGAAGCCTAGCTGACAAAAGTAGTAATTACAACCAACTGATCCTAGGCGAAGGAGCAGATCTTGAAGGCTATCCAACCCATTTTCAAGCTCTTCGTGGCATGTATTACATCACCATGGAAGGCATAAGTGTAGGAGAAAGGAGGCTCGACATTCCTCCTGCAACTTTTGAGATGAAAGAGAATGGCGCGGGTGGTGTCATCATTGACACAGGGTCTACGCTCACCTACCTACCTGATGATGTGCAAAATTTACTATACAAGGAATATCCTTGGCGGGTCCTTTAGGAAAGTTATAATCGAAACTTATCCCTGGCTATATTGCTATTTGGGGGTTGTGAGTAGAGATTTAGTTGGATTTCCAGTGGTTACCTTCCATTTTGCTCAAGGTGCAGATTTGGCTTTGGACACTGGAAGCTTCTTTGAACAGCTCACAGACAGCGTATTCTGCATGGCTATAGGTCCAGTCAGTGCGACTGGCGTCGACAACCGATCTTCTGTTATCGGCTTATTGGCTCAGCAGGGTTACAATGTTGGATATGACCTTGTTAACCAGATTGTTTACTTTCAAAGAATTGATTGTCAACTGCTTAGTGGCTGATGGAAGTCTATGCATTCCAAAACGAAGCGACCAAATTTCCTGTTAAGCATTGAATGAGAGCTCAGAACCAAATACTTCTACACTGATGTCAACAGCAACTGAGCAAGGCCATGCTATTTCTCAAAAGTGCATCATAAAATTAACTGTTGAAAAATACAATGGGCATTAGAACAATTGATTACTAAGCGACTATTGGCATCACAAAGAACAAAGTGTTACATGCTGTGCGTGTGCATGTGGCCATGTGAAAAGTAACAAGGACTTATACTTACAGGCTTACAGCAACAAAAACACGGTTAAAGAAAAACTGCCATGTCCCTAAAAGTATATTGCATACATACTTTCTGAAatcaattgaataaaagataatatggcAGTGGAGACTCAGAAAACTAAAGAACCAAATCACATACTTCTGATATCAACATGTTAACAGATAAAATAAGAAGTGCAAACCATAATCTGTCTCACCAAAAGCTCAAACTCACAATGTGACAACATATTATAACAACCTGAGTATAAACTAGTAACTGTGGCAACATAATGTGGAATGCTGTGCACCGGGCTCCCTTTCCCTTAGATTTATGATCTGAGGCAACATACCTGTTTGACaaagtaataaaagaaattctctATGGCCTCACGAGCTTAAGGCAGAAAGCCAATGCTTCACACCGACCCAATCAGAAGCTAAATCTTGCATATAAAATAGAGGGTTTCAACTTCGGAACAAGGGGAATTCCCTCCAATCAAAGAATGGGCTAAAAATGGAACCAAAATTAAGAAGGGTATAAAAGTCTTTTCAAACATTTAGATACCAAATGATTTCCAATCAAATACATAGGAAAATGACAAGATCTGGCGGAAAAAATAAAGTAATACCCAATTTGATCTGATCTATAAATGAAATCACTTCATTCTTTTCTTTAAAtacccaaaaaagaaaaagagatctgATTTAAGAATGAAATCATTTCTGGTTCTTTGTCATTCAAAACTCCTCCATGAAGGGCAAAAGGCATTAGGATTAAGGTAGATTTCATTTGTTTGAAGACAACCATTCTCTGGTTAAAAAGGAAGTTCAGGCAGGGAGGGAAGAAGTGTAAGGAAATGAAAGAACAAACTGAAAATACAACTCAATCCactttaaaatactaaaaaaaattgtcTCCAGAAAAAGTACTTACATTTGATCTCCACAAATGCAGAGCATGACTTTTTTAATTTCAAGCTTAAAGCAGCAATTAGCATGTAATCAGGTGCCTGCTCCTATTATCTGTTGTCATAAGAAAACATTAAGCATTCTTAAGTGCAAATCCTTTACTACATAAACATATGGTGCCTGTAAGTTATCGAAAGACATGAATGCACCCATGTCATACTGATAATGACCACACTTCCTAATCCACAAAAATGCTACGAAAGAGCTGTGTCTCTATATGTTCATTTAGAACCCAAAAGAATTTGCCTCTTGTTTTTGTATAGAAGTACTATCTTAGCCCACCAATATGTATATGCATTgcctaatattaattaaaaaccaatagaataaaaattaaatttcatcaTCCTCCTGGCCTAcgtatctaaaactaaaaaagaaaagtTCAATTGTAATAGTGAAGCTCTTAATTACGTGCAAAGGTTTATAACTCAAGTTAAATCAAAGTTGAGCATGTATTTACCATTTATATATCTTACAGGTCAGATACGGATCCCTTGCACTCCAATTGGCACCCTATTGTCCTTTTCAGACTGGTTGTGCGGTCAAAGAAACTGGAATGACAGAGGGCTAGGACATCATTTTCTCGTTTATCTGGTTGATGCTGCAATGAAAATTTGAGAACTTTTTTACTGTAGCGAGGACTATAAAGCTAATCCGagataatcaaataaaaaagggCAATTGTGAACATAACAGTTGAGCAAGGCAAGCTTAAGTTGTCTAAGAAGTTATGAACTTGTAAAAAGGTCAAATCAGTCTATCATATGCTAATGTTCTGTAATACTTTGACCTGAAACGAATGTGATTATAAATATATACTGAAAACTTAATTATGAGGAAAAATATATACCTGCAGATGTCAACTGTGTGATCTCTCCTGGCATTAAAAATAGAGAATTTCCCACATTGAAAGAAttcattttctctcttctttcttatgtTCAGCTCATCGACTTAGGTGGGAAAGCATTCCCTTAGCTACTTGATTAGCTTTCTGTAGCTCCCCTTTGGCACAATGTGTGGCAATCATGGAATAATAGAAGTCAAAGTTGAGTGGCCGGGACCTTGTCACATGACTATCATTATTTATTGTAAGATCACTTTCAACGCTAGCATCACAAGATCCAAAATCCAAACCGGTTCTACAAGAGGAGGATAGAGGCCTTGAAGATTGTAAACCAGCGTTTAGCTCAGAAATGTTCCTCTGTGCGTGAGCTCCTTGATTATATGTAGATAACCTTAGAACAGGATAAAGTgtgcttgcaatttcattaagaACTGTAAGGGCTTCTTGAATACTTCCTTGCTCACACAAAATGGCAAGAAAGCCACCTATTGACTCATTATCAACCTCATTGTTAACTATGTTAATTATCTCTTCAATATTCTTCGATTTGAGCATTTCTCTCAAGACGCTCCTAGCTTCTTCCATCCGTCCCTTT is a window from the Arachis hypogaea cultivar Tifrunner chromosome 17, arahy.Tifrunner.gnm2.J5K5, whole genome shotgun sequence genome containing:
- the LOC112764014 gene encoding aspartic proteinase CDR1, which produces MANISVGQPPTPQLVVMDTASEIFWIMCNPCTNCDQHLGQLFGPSKSSTYTQLCRTPCGFRGCNCHPLDRSPFSITYADNSSASGTLDYETLVFETSDEGLNDAPMSLASQIGHKFSYCIGSLADKSSNYNQLILGEGADLEGYPTHFQALRGMYYITMEGISVGERRLDIPPATFEMKENGAGGVIIDTGDLVGFPVVTFHFAQGADLALDTGSFFEQLTDSVFCMAIGPVSATGVDNRSSVIGLLAQQGYNVGYDLVNQIVYFQRIDCQLLSG